One window from the genome of Luteolibacter rhizosphaerae encodes:
- a CDS encoding basic secretory family protein has protein sequence MKSRFSLATLLLVSTVCADPAVKVTTGFSATDAGFKSGGIRPPAMNDAGKDAFFRVVSGKADEACGVLPVVKDGRGPSNQDDPEANFFFANGDKGGRLSVELKAPIEVKDIATYSWHTGARAPQIYKLYAADGTAPGFNAEPAAEVDPATAGWKLVAEVDTRKNGEAGQHSVLISTEGGEPLGKYSRLLFDVAANDNPHGQGNTFFSEIDITDAKGPALQHFEKKVETFTSKDGKFKYVLNSSESPDLHEWAKVHLMPVMEDWYPKLIEMIPVDGYTPPDTINFTMKLATTLPGHAQGVPAFASGNNVTLNANFMRDQQGGEAIGCAIHEIVHVVQFGSPGGSTRGQRPPTWVTEGVADYIRWFLFEPQAKGAEITQRNFASANYDSSYRITANFYDFVIKKYEKDLMKKLNLATHQGYSEDLWKQWTGKTVQELDAEWKAANKERLGIQ, from the coding sequence ATGAAATCCCGTTTCTCGCTCGCCACTCTTCTCCTGGTCTCCACCGTCTGCGCCGATCCGGCCGTGAAAGTCACCACCGGCTTCAGCGCCACCGATGCTGGCTTCAAGAGCGGCGGCATCCGTCCTCCCGCCATGAATGACGCGGGCAAGGATGCCTTCTTTCGCGTGGTCTCCGGCAAGGCGGACGAAGCCTGCGGCGTGCTGCCCGTGGTGAAGGATGGCCGCGGCCCCTCGAACCAGGATGATCCGGAGGCGAACTTCTTCTTCGCGAATGGCGACAAGGGCGGCCGCCTGAGCGTGGAGCTCAAGGCCCCGATCGAGGTCAAGGACATCGCCACCTACTCCTGGCACACCGGTGCGCGTGCCCCGCAGATCTACAAGCTCTACGCCGCGGATGGCACTGCCCCCGGCTTCAATGCCGAGCCCGCCGCCGAGGTCGATCCCGCCACCGCCGGCTGGAAGCTCGTCGCGGAAGTGGACACCCGCAAGAACGGCGAGGCCGGCCAGCACTCCGTGCTCATCTCCACCGAAGGCGGCGAGCCGCTCGGCAAGTACAGCCGCCTGCTCTTCGACGTCGCGGCGAATGACAACCCGCACGGTCAGGGCAACACCTTCTTCAGCGAGATCGACATCACCGATGCCAAGGGCCCCGCGCTCCAGCACTTCGAGAAGAAGGTAGAGACCTTCACTTCCAAAGACGGCAAGTTCAAGTATGTGCTCAATTCCTCCGAGAGCCCGGACCTGCACGAGTGGGCGAAGGTACACCTGATGCCGGTCATGGAGGACTGGTATCCCAAGCTCATCGAGATGATCCCGGTCGATGGCTACACCCCGCCGGACACCATCAACTTCACCATGAAGCTGGCCACCACGCTACCCGGCCATGCGCAGGGCGTCCCCGCCTTCGCCAGCGGTAATAACGTGACGCTGAACGCGAACTTCATGCGCGACCAGCAGGGCGGCGAGGCCATCGGCTGCGCCATCCACGAGATCGTTCACGTGGTGCAGTTCGGCAGCCCCGGCGGCTCCACCCGCGGCCAGCGCCCGCCCACCTGGGTCACGGAAGGCGTGGCCGACTACATCCGCTGGTTCCTCTTCGAGCCGCAGGCCAAGGGCGCCGAGATCACCCAGCGCAACTTCGCCAGCGCGAACTACGACTCCAGCTACCGCATCACCGCGAACTTCTACGACTTCGTGATCAAGAAGTACGAGAAGGACCTGATGAAGAAGCTCAACCTCGCCACCCACCAGGGCTACAGCGAGGACCTCTGGAAGCAGTGGACCGGCAAGACCGTGCAAGAGCTCGACGCCGAGTGGAAGGCCGCGAACAAGGAGCGCCTGGGCATCCAGTAA
- a CDS encoding BPSS1187 family protein: MRLLSILLLPSLALAYEDPAPKRYDLQARASAIDPQAKEHPEISFAFTKDGKPADLQHACVDTRVPDQGKLVIWLMGHNQGLFERVSSYGLHAIQVHYANGWFSQLYSGAPPADDLYLSKIRLEAATGEDLSDKVSIPKPDSIMGRSVAFVKWLDRENPQGGWKQFLTEDGKDLRWEKVILSGISHGSTTAARMAKQVKVDRVVMFSGPRDQYEAWQSLPSATPGKRFFAFTHVLDDGWENDHYCRSWQMLKLQDYGPLVNVENTPPPFGNSRRLISDADVKGDAKRAHSGVVPGGQAPKDEKGKYLHEEVWRYLFTHPVEQTGEPVPADPDCRMEQRKK; the protein is encoded by the coding sequence ATGAGACTGCTTAGCATCCTCTTACTTCCGTCCCTCGCTCTCGCCTACGAGGACCCGGCCCCCAAGCGCTACGATCTCCAAGCCCGCGCCAGCGCCATCGACCCGCAGGCGAAGGAACATCCCGAGATCTCCTTCGCCTTCACCAAGGACGGCAAGCCCGCCGACCTGCAACACGCCTGTGTGGATACCCGCGTGCCGGACCAAGGCAAGCTGGTGATCTGGCTGATGGGGCACAACCAGGGGCTCTTCGAGCGGGTGTCTTCCTACGGCCTGCACGCCATCCAGGTGCACTACGCGAACGGCTGGTTCTCCCAACTCTACTCCGGCGCGCCGCCTGCCGATGACCTCTACCTCTCGAAGATCCGGCTCGAAGCCGCCACCGGCGAGGACCTGAGCGACAAGGTCAGCATCCCCAAGCCCGACAGCATCATGGGCCGCTCGGTGGCATTCGTGAAGTGGCTCGACCGAGAGAACCCGCAGGGCGGGTGGAAGCAATTTCTAACAGAGGATGGCAAGGACCTGCGCTGGGAGAAGGTCATCCTCAGCGGCATTTCCCACGGCTCCACGACCGCCGCCCGCATGGCCAAGCAGGTGAAGGTGGACCGCGTTGTCATGTTCTCCGGTCCCCGCGACCAATACGAGGCCTGGCAGTCCCTGCCCTCCGCCACGCCGGGGAAGCGCTTCTTCGCTTTCACCCATGTCCTCGACGATGGCTGGGAGAACGACCACTACTGCCGCTCCTGGCAGATGCTCAAGCTGCAGGACTACGGCCCGCTGGTGAATGTCGAGAACACCCCGCCGCCCTTCGGCAACTCACGCCGCTTGATCAGCGATGCCGATGTGAAGGGCGATGCCAAGCGCGCCCACAGCGGTGTGGTCCCCGGCGGACAAGCGCCGAAGGATGAGAAGGGCAAGTATCTCCACGAGGAAGTTTGGCGCTACCTCTTCACCCACCCTGTCGAGCAGACCGGCGAGCCCGTGCCCGCCGATCCCGATTGCCGCATGGAGCAGCGGAAGAAGTGA
- a CDS encoding serine hydrolase domain-containing protein: protein MSTITRRSCLQRLGLAIPASFLSPHAFAAAVEPSAAEQDAIEAIAKAFMEKFQVPALSVAFGTDESPLFSGAYGMADKDRSEKVTPEHRFRIASVAKPVTAVAIFRLIEQGKLKLDEPVFGKRRYFEADLPAARQERLEKITIHHLLDHTCGGWGNSRNDPMFMHPDLRHEDLIERTLEEQPLEHEPGTHYSYSNFGYCLLGRIIEKVSRKSYTSFTGESVFKPASITGMELAGNTRDERAKNEVVYYEGESPYGMNVRRMDSHGGWIASPADLVKFLVHSGKTGGLLKPESIATMTTAPACHGGYACGWAVNGARNRWHNGSLPGTSSIAVRTSGGLSWAALTNVRREGIDLALDQMMWQMAKAVPAWKA, encoded by the coding sequence ATGTCCACCATCACCCGGCGCTCCTGCCTGCAACGCCTCGGTCTCGCGATCCCGGCCAGCTTCCTCAGCCCGCACGCTTTCGCCGCAGCGGTGGAGCCCTCCGCCGCCGAGCAGGATGCCATCGAGGCCATCGCGAAGGCTTTCATGGAGAAGTTCCAAGTGCCCGCCCTCTCGGTCGCCTTCGGCACGGACGAGAGCCCGCTCTTCAGCGGCGCCTACGGCATGGCCGACAAGGATCGCTCGGAGAAGGTCACCCCGGAGCATCGCTTCCGCATCGCCAGCGTGGCCAAGCCCGTCACCGCGGTGGCGATCTTCCGCCTGATCGAGCAGGGCAAGCTGAAGCTGGACGAGCCGGTCTTCGGCAAGCGGCGCTACTTCGAGGCGGATCTCCCTGCCGCCCGGCAGGAGCGTTTGGAGAAGATTACCATCCATCACTTGCTCGATCACACCTGCGGCGGCTGGGGAAATAGCCGCAACGACCCCATGTTCATGCATCCGGATCTCCGGCACGAGGACCTGATCGAGCGCACTCTGGAAGAGCAGCCTCTCGAGCACGAGCCGGGCACCCATTACTCCTACTCGAACTTCGGCTACTGCCTGCTCGGGCGCATCATCGAGAAGGTCAGCCGGAAATCCTACACCAGCTTCACGGGTGAATCGGTCTTCAAGCCCGCCAGCATCACCGGCATGGAACTCGCGGGCAACACCCGCGACGAGCGGGCGAAGAACGAGGTGGTCTACTACGAGGGGGAGTCTCCCTACGGCATGAATGTGCGCCGCATGGATTCCCACGGCGGCTGGATCGCCTCGCCCGCGGATCTCGTGAAGTTCCTCGTCCACAGCGGCAAGACCGGCGGCCTGCTCAAGCCCGAGAGCATCGCCACCATGACCACCGCTCCCGCCTGCCACGGCGGCTACGCCTGCGGCTGGGCCGTGAATGGCGCGCGCAACCGCTGGCACAATGGCAGCCTGCCCGGCACCTCGTCCATCGCGGTGCGCACCTCCGGCGGACTGTCATGGGCGGCGCTCACGAATGTCCGTCGTGAAGGCATCGACCTGGCACTCGACCAGATGATGTGGCAGATGGCAAAGGCCGTGCCCGCATGGAAAGCATGA